A single window of Nocardia sp. NBC_01327 DNA harbors:
- a CDS encoding carbohydrate ABC transporter permease, translating to MSGPERGATGLLSGESAAGAEARPPAAERGRGRAGATALARRRARAGALFIAPNLAAVAVFLLFPLGFSLYLSFHSWDLFSAPRFVGMDNYRRLFTADPLFYIALRNTAVFTVLTLVPTVVISLAIAALLNRKLAGIAVFRTIAFLPLVASTVAMAVVFRFIFASDDGLLNRMLGWIGLGPVPWLTDPDWALVSLSLVTVWKSVPFATVILLAAMQGVPENLYEAAQIDGAGAFRRFRSITVPLIRGALSFVFVITIINSVQAFDQAYALTGSNGGPETGTYVLGIMLFQNAFRFYEVGYASALAWVIFAILLVLTLIQLRLSRRAEADL from the coding sequence ATGAGCGGCCCGGAGCGGGGCGCGACGGGCCTACTGAGCGGGGAGTCTGCCGCCGGAGCCGAGGCGCGGCCGCCCGCTGCCGAGCGGGGTCGTGGCCGGGCGGGCGCTACGGCGCTGGCCAGGCGGCGGGCGCGGGCCGGAGCATTGTTCATTGCGCCGAATCTGGCTGCCGTAGCCGTGTTTCTGCTGTTCCCGCTGGGCTTCTCGCTCTATCTGAGCTTCCATTCGTGGGATTTGTTCAGCGCACCGCGGTTTGTGGGTATGGACAACTATCGGCGGCTGTTCACCGCCGACCCGCTGTTCTATATCGCGCTGCGCAATACGGCGGTGTTCACCGTGCTGACGCTGGTGCCGACCGTGGTGATCAGCCTCGCTATCGCCGCCCTGCTGAACCGGAAACTGGCCGGTATCGCGGTGTTCCGGACGATCGCCTTCCTGCCGCTGGTGGCCTCCACGGTGGCGATGGCGGTGGTCTTTCGCTTCATCTTCGCCAGCGATGACGGGCTGCTCAATCGCATGCTGGGCTGGATCGGCCTCGGACCCGTGCCGTGGCTGACCGATCCGGATTGGGCGCTGGTATCGCTCAGCCTGGTCACCGTGTGGAAAAGCGTGCCCTTCGCGACGGTCATTCTGCTGGCCGCCATGCAGGGTGTGCCCGAAAACCTCTATGAGGCAGCGCAAATCGACGGTGCCGGTGCGTTCCGGCGCTTCCGGTCGATTACCGTGCCGCTGATTCGCGGTGCGCTGTCCTTCGTTTTTGTCATCACGATCATCAATTCGGTGCAGGCGTTCGATCAGGCGTACGCATTGACGGGCAGCAATGGCGGGCCGGAGACGGGCACCTATGTGCTGGGAATCATGCTGTTCCAGAACGCCTTCCGTTTCTACGAGGTCGGCTACGCCTCGGCCCTGGCCTGGGTGATATTCGCAATTCTGCTGGTGCTCACACTGATTCAGCTGCGGCTCTCGCGGCGTGCGGAGGCGGATCTGTGA
- a CDS encoding dihydrofolate reductase family protein, which yields MPQLVRVQNFNLSSDGYGAGVGQSLDRPFGHADPSALFAWAGATAHWVNRTDPGGSYGLDDYLTRDFANNIGAEIMGRNKFGPQRGPWENYEWEGWWGDEPPFHTPVFVLTHHVRPSITRGETIFHFLDASPKEALAQAFDAADGKDVRIGGGVATVRAFLEADLIDQMHCAVSPVELGGGERLWTNPGELTDRFHLEQIPSPSGVVHHLFWRR from the coding sequence ATGCCACAGTTGGTCCGCGTTCAGAACTTCAATCTGTCCAGCGACGGCTATGGAGCCGGAGTGGGGCAGAGTCTCGATCGCCCGTTCGGCCATGCGGATCCGAGTGCGCTCTTCGCCTGGGCGGGCGCCACCGCGCACTGGGTCAACCGGACCGACCCGGGTGGGAGCTACGGTCTCGATGACTATCTGACTCGCGATTTCGCGAACAATATCGGCGCGGAGATCATGGGGCGCAATAAGTTCGGCCCGCAGCGCGGGCCCTGGGAGAACTACGAGTGGGAGGGCTGGTGGGGAGACGAACCGCCGTTCCACACACCGGTTTTCGTCCTGACCCACCATGTCCGGCCCTCGATCACGCGCGGGGAGACCATCTTTCACTTTCTGGACGCGTCCCCGAAGGAGGCGCTGGCGCAGGCATTCGACGCCGCCGACGGCAAGGATGTGCGCATCGGCGGCGGCGTGGCCACGGTCCGGGCCTTTCTCGAGGCCGATCTGATCGATCAGATGCACTGTGCCGTATCGCCGGTCGAACTCGGTGGCGGCGAACGGTTGTGGACGAACCCCGGCGAACTCACCGACCGCTTCCATCTGGAGCAGATTCCGAGCCCGAGCGGGGTTGTGCACCACCTGTTCTGGCGGCGGTAG
- a CDS encoding SMC family ATPase, whose product MRLHRLELNAFGPFAETAVVDFDELGADGLFLLHGQTGAGKTTVLDAVAFALYGSVPGARGEKRLHSDHADEQTPPRVQLEATLGGRRLRLTRSPEFQRPSTRAKSGWVKENASATLEWLDGRGQHLSRIPDIGDEVLRLLGMSADQFFQVVLLPQGDFARFLRADNEDREKLLEKLFDTERFGTAEQWLIDKRRAGTADLDTRKQGIDRLIARVGTAAGLAATETAGPLESVDWSQRLLVTARDALTGTAAELEQHQANSTRAHAAAEEQRRLHDRHRRLTEARAQLDAYASGAAHRDTLHTELDRARRAEPVATALAEARSAAVALRRREDDATRTAEQLADRLLEPASAELDGTAWAAADLATAELAGGDLSLELESIDHPAAAPESDSLRRGLEAAVQRWSAQMGALDEVRADAESATRLTGDLARLREEQRGLVETVRKVTERRAKVPEVIAGVEVRLRAATDAAAGLPVLEAERERLRAAATAALELERRQGELTRGRANFEAKRTAHLDARERTLALREQRLAGMAAELAGALVAGEPCAVCGSAEHPAPARAGELVVSKEAEDAAVAAERAAETAREQAGQLVAELERAIEVLVERGGDADKAELASGLAAVETRWAEARDRAKLADGLAAELDRLRAEETRLQDELRDGESRSSATMERMVATDRRLAELTERLTTAAGADGTVDRRRARLDALVTDATALREARTESVLAREQVAALAVRVEKLSYDAGLVDTAPPVMGETGPDYGVLAEYARAVDAASRTAQRQADIDAELVAADRARSHAETVLAEPEIQAAAGIALGDLAGLESAVTQAQTALELAVAAHTVAARRVEQLEELCTQLWAAVDRIAPIQQAHDELARLADVVAGRGENNRRMSLRSYVLAARLEEVAVSGSVRLRRMSGGRYEFVHTDAAGPRGRRGGLGLDIRDDYTGAIRPAKTLSGGETFMASLSLALGLADVVAAESGGLVLDTLFIDEGFGSLDADTLDAVMGVLDELRSGGRVVGVVSHVDEMRQRIPSRLHVIRGRTGSRLETALG is encoded by the coding sequence GTGCGGCTGCATCGACTGGAACTGAACGCCTTCGGCCCGTTCGCCGAAACGGCCGTGGTGGATTTCGACGAGCTCGGGGCCGACGGATTGTTCCTGCTGCACGGGCAGACCGGCGCGGGTAAGACCACGGTGCTGGATGCGGTCGCCTTCGCGCTGTACGGCAGTGTGCCCGGGGCGCGCGGGGAGAAGCGGCTGCACTCCGATCACGCCGATGAGCAGACGCCGCCGCGGGTGCAGTTGGAGGCGACGCTGGGCGGCAGGCGTCTGCGATTGACACGTTCGCCCGAATTTCAGCGGCCGAGCACGCGTGCGAAAAGCGGCTGGGTCAAAGAGAATGCCTCCGCGACGCTGGAATGGCTGGACGGTCGCGGCCAGCACCTGTCCCGAATTCCCGATATCGGCGATGAGGTGCTGCGCCTGCTCGGGATGAGCGCCGACCAGTTCTTCCAGGTGGTGCTGCTGCCCCAGGGGGATTTCGCGCGATTCCTGCGCGCCGACAACGAGGATCGGGAAAAGCTTCTCGAAAAGCTTTTCGACACCGAACGATTCGGCACCGCCGAACAGTGGCTGATCGATAAGCGCCGCGCCGGTACCGCCGATCTCGACACCCGCAAACAGGGCATCGACCGCCTCATCGCCCGGGTCGGCACGGCAGCGGGTCTGGCCGCGACCGAAACCGCCGGTCCGCTCGAATCCGTCGACTGGTCACAGCGGCTACTGGTCACCGCCCGCGACGCGCTCACCGGCACGGCGGCGGAACTCGAACAGCACCAGGCGAATTCCACCCGCGCCCATGCCGCGGCGGAGGAACAGCGGCGTCTCCACGACCGCCACCGCCGCCTCACCGAGGCCCGCGCACAGCTCGACGCCTATGCCTCCGGCGCGGCACACCGCGACACCCTGCACACCGAACTCGACCGCGCCCGCCGCGCCGAGCCGGTAGCCACCGCCCTCGCCGAGGCCCGCTCCGCCGCGGTGGCCCTGCGCCGCCGCGAAGACGACGCCACCCGCACCGCCGAACAACTCGCCGACCGCCTCCTCGAACCCGCCAGCGCCGAACTCGACGGAACCGCCTGGGCCGCAGCCGATCTCGCCACGGCCGAACTGGCAGGCGGTGACCTCTCCCTCGAATTGGAGAGCATCGATCACCCTGCCGCAGCGCCGGAGTCGGACTCTCTGCGGCGGGGGCTCGAGGCGGCTGTGCAGCGGTGGAGCGCGCAGATGGGGGCCTTGGACGAGGTGCGGGCGGATGCGGAGTCGGCGACAAGGCTGACGGGGGACTTGGCGCGACTGCGGGAGGAGCAGCGGGGGCTGGTCGAGACGGTGCGGAAGGTGACCGAGCGGCGCGCCAAGGTGCCGGAAGTTATTGCGGGGGTGGAGGTTCGACTGCGGGCGGCTACTGATGCCGCCGCGGGACTGCCGGTGCTGGAGGCGGAGCGGGAGCGATTGCGGGCGGCTGCCACGGCTGCGCTCGAATTGGAGCGGCGGCAGGGGGAGCTGACGCGGGGCAGGGCGAACTTCGAGGCGAAGCGGACGGCGCATCTGGATGCGCGGGAACGCACGCTCGCACTGCGGGAGCAGCGGCTGGCGGGGATGGCCGCCGAACTGGCCGGGGCGCTTGTGGCGGGGGAGCCGTGCGCGGTGTGCGGGTCGGCCGAGCACCCCGCGCCCGCGCGAGCGGGCGAGCTGGTGGTGTCCAAGGAGGCGGAAGACGCTGCCGTGGCGGCGGAACGGGCCGCCGAGACCGCGCGCGAGCAGGCCGGGCAGCTGGTCGCGGAGCTGGAACGCGCCATCGAGGTGCTCGTCGAACGCGGCGGGGATGCCGATAAGGCGGAATTGGCGAGCGGTCTCGCGGCCGTCGAGACCCGCTGGGCCGAGGCGCGGGATCGGGCGAAGCTGGCGGACGGTCTGGCCGCGGAGCTGGATCGGCTGCGCGCCGAGGAGACCCGGCTGCAGGACGAGCTGCGGGACGGCGAGAGCCGCAGCAGCGCAACGATGGAACGCATGGTGGCCACCGACCGCAGGCTGGCCGAACTCACCGAGCGGCTGACCACCGCCGCGGGTGCGGACGGCACCGTGGATCGCCGCCGCGCCCGCCTCGATGCGCTGGTCACGGACGCCACGGCACTGCGTGAGGCGCGCACGGAGTCCGTACTGGCTCGCGAACAGGTTGCGGCCCTGGCTGTCCGGGTCGAGAAGCTTTCCTACGATGCGGGTCTGGTCGACACCGCCCCGCCCGTCATGGGCGAGACCGGCCCGGACTACGGCGTCCTCGCCGAATACGCCCGGGCCGTGGATGCCGCCTCGCGCACGGCACAGCGGCAGGCCGATATCGACGCCGAGCTGGTCGCTGCCGACCGTGCCCGCTCGCACGCGGAAACCGTGCTCGCCGAACCGGAGATCCAGGCCGCCGCCGGAATCGCACTCGGCGACCTCGCCGGGCTGGAATCCGCTGTGACACAGGCGCAAACGGCTCTCGAACTCGCCGTCGCCGCACACACCGTGGCCGCCCGGCGGGTCGAGCAACTCGAAGAACTGTGCACACAGCTGTGGGCGGCTGTGGACAGAATCGCACCCATCCAGCAGGCGCACGACGAACTCGCCCGCCTGGCCGATGTGGTGGCCGGACGCGGTGAGAACAACCGCCGAATGTCCCTGCGCTCCTACGTACTCGCCGCCCGCCTGGAAGAGGTGGCCGTCTCCGGCTCGGTCCGCCTCCGCCGAATGTCCGGCGGCCGTTACGAATTCGTCCACACCGACGCCGCCGGCCCGCGCGGCCGTCGCGGCGGCCTCGGCCTGGACATTCGCGACGACTACACCGGCGCGATCCGCCCCGCCAAAACCCTCTCCGGCGGCGAAACCTTCATGGCCTCACTCTCTCTCGCCCTCGGCCTGGCGGATGTGGTCGCCGCCGAATCCGGCGGCCTCGTCCTGGACACCCTCTTCATCGACGAGGGTTTCGGCAGCCTCGACGCCGACACCCTGGACGCGGTCATGGGCGTCCTCGACGAACTCCGCTCCGGCGGCCGCGTAGTCGGAGTGGTGAGCCATGTGGATGAAATGCGCCAGCGCATCCCCAGCCGCCTGCACGTCATCCGCGGCCGCACCGGCTCCCGCCTCGAAACCGCCCTCGGCTGA
- a CDS encoding methylated-DNA--[protein]-cysteine S-methyltransferase, producing MTRSTSAAADFATVTTPAGPFTALVDPDGAVLAAGWTADAENLRQLIHTTLRPADIRERDSLGAVTKAVVDYHAGDITAIDAITVRQLSGPFLVHAWEVLRKVPGGEPITYTDFAAASGRPAATRAAANACARNAAALFVPCHRIIRTDGTLGGFRWGLPVKRWLLDHEAH from the coding sequence GTGACCCGATCCACCTCTGCTGCCGCCGATTTCGCCACCGTGACCACCCCGGCGGGCCCCTTCACCGCCCTCGTCGACCCCGACGGCGCGGTGCTGGCCGCCGGCTGGACCGCCGATGCGGAGAACCTCCGCCAGCTCATCCACACCACCCTGCGACCGGCCGACATCCGCGAACGCGATTCGCTCGGCGCGGTCACCAAGGCCGTCGTGGACTACCACGCGGGCGATATCACGGCCATCGACGCCATTACCGTCCGCCAGCTCTCCGGCCCGTTCCTGGTGCACGCCTGGGAGGTACTGCGCAAAGTGCCCGGCGGAGAACCGATCACGTACACCGATTTCGCCGCCGCCTCCGGCCGCCCCGCCGCCACCCGGGCCGCCGCCAATGCCTGTGCGCGCAATGCGGCGGCCCTGTTCGTCCCCTGCCACCGCATCATTCGCACCGACGGCACCCTCGGCGGCTTCCGCTGGGGTCTGCCGGTCAAGCGCTGGCTGCTCGACCACGAAGCGCACTGA
- a CDS encoding ABC transporter substrate-binding protein: MSGCGGGDDDAVTFFFQARPEEARSRLKIIDEFRRRRPDITIRTIMSGPDPLQQMLTYCAGGKCPDVLMSWELLYAGLAERGVLVDLQGLLDRDPRYAAELHADGYAPLRDTFLWRGGQYALPEQWSGVFLYYNRKLFAEAGIQPPVRWSEAWGYAEFLAAATALTRRDSGGRTQQWGFVDAWVPYFSAACFGMNNGAEWFSPPVQPVRTNIGDPRFAEGLQFYADLAVRHGVAPSVGDRQSVSAQDLFRSGKAAMLMGGHWLYSEFTGHDGLDFDVTVLPVGPHGGPGAMTDVGSTGLAIAAASPRREQAWEFVKFATGPEGQALIAASGLFVPVLKSAMHTTGFADAHRGIRNLEVFTEGPANSRQMAVTPQWGKVEALLERGCNRVLRGAATADSLGGRTATDIDAVLRAAT; the protein is encoded by the coding sequence ATGAGCGGCTGCGGCGGTGGTGACGACGATGCGGTGACCTTCTTCTTCCAGGCGCGCCCGGAGGAGGCGCGATCGCGGTTGAAGATCATCGACGAATTCCGCAGGCGGCGACCGGATATCACGATCCGCACGATCATGTCCGGGCCCGATCCGCTGCAGCAGATGCTCACCTACTGCGCGGGTGGCAAGTGCCCGGATGTGCTGATGTCGTGGGAGCTGCTCTATGCCGGGCTCGCCGAACGCGGCGTACTGGTGGATCTGCAGGGATTGCTCGACCGCGATCCGCGGTATGCGGCCGAACTGCACGCGGACGGGTACGCGCCGCTGCGGGACACCTTCCTGTGGCGGGGCGGGCAGTACGCCCTGCCGGAGCAATGGTCGGGGGTATTCCTCTACTACAACCGAAAACTGTTCGCGGAGGCCGGAATTCAGCCACCGGTACGGTGGTCGGAGGCCTGGGGCTACGCCGAATTCCTGGCGGCGGCCACCGCACTCACCCGCCGCGATTCCGGTGGCCGCACGCAGCAGTGGGGTTTTGTGGATGCCTGGGTGCCGTACTTCTCGGCCGCCTGCTTCGGAATGAACAATGGGGCCGAATGGTTCAGTCCGCCCGTGCAGCCGGTGCGCACCAATATCGGCGATCCGCGTTTCGCCGAAGGGCTGCAGTTCTATGCCGACCTCGCGGTGCGGCACGGGGTGGCGCCGAGTGTCGGTGACCGGCAATCGGTTTCGGCACAGGACCTGTTCCGCAGTGGTAAGGCCGCGATGCTCATGGGCGGGCACTGGCTGTATTCGGAATTCACCGGGCACGACGGGCTCGACTTCGATGTCACCGTGCTTCCGGTCGGACCGCACGGGGGACCGGGGGCCATGACCGACGTCGGCAGCACCGGACTCGCCATCGCGGCCGCCAGCCCGCGCCGCGAACAAGCCTGGGAATTCGTGAAATTCGCGACCGGGCCGGAAGGTCAGGCCCTGATCGCCGCATCCGGGTTGTTCGTGCCGGTGCTCAAATCCGCCATGCACACCACGGGTTTCGCCGATGCCCATCGCGGCATTCGGAATCTGGAGGTGTTCACCGAGGGGCCCGCGAACTCGCGTCAAATGGCCGTCACACCCCAGTGGGGAAAGGTGGAGGCGCTGCTCGAACGCGGCTGCAATCGGGTGCTGCGCGGTGCGGCGACCGCGGATTCGCTCGGCGGCCGGACCGCCACCGATATCGACGCCGTACTGCGGGCGGCGACATGA
- a CDS encoding AlkA N-terminal domain-containing protein — MSANELDFERCYRAVTTKDARFDGQFVTAVRTTGIYCRPSCPAITPKPANVTFLRTAAAAQQSGFRACRRCLPDAAPGSPLWNTRADLAARAMRLIADGVIERGGVPALADTLGYSQRQLTRVLTSELGAGPLALARAHRAHTARLLIQTTPLSMSDIAFAAGFASIRQFNDTVREVFAVSPTTLRDESRRRNGDTLPATNGLLTLRLPYREPLDKPWLEWFLSSHAVPGLELWEDGVYTRGLRTPHGHTTVRMSVQPGHVRASLALHDMRDLAPTVARLRHFLDLDADPVGIDEALAAGMAGNSAGVVLSHGIRVPGCLDGPELLLRTMIGQQISVAAANTHSARLVQNLGESIPGPVPHLFPTAAAIADHGAEVLTGPSKRIEAIVAAARALADGDLILHAGRTATELRRDLLALDGVGPWTADYVTMRLLADPDVLLHTDLIVRRGAGLLGIDLTDTARWAPWRSYLTMHLWKHALATPATVPDGALGARKARTVP, encoded by the coding sequence GTGAGTGCGAACGAGCTGGACTTCGAGCGGTGCTACCGCGCCGTGACAACCAAGGATGCCCGCTTCGACGGGCAATTCGTCACCGCGGTGCGCACCACCGGAATCTATTGCCGCCCTTCATGTCCCGCTATAACCCCGAAACCCGCCAACGTCACCTTCCTCCGCACGGCCGCCGCGGCCCAGCAGTCCGGATTCCGGGCCTGCCGCCGCTGTCTGCCGGACGCGGCCCCCGGCTCCCCGCTGTGGAATACCCGCGCCGACCTGGCCGCCCGCGCCATGCGCCTGATCGCCGACGGCGTGATCGAACGCGGCGGCGTGCCCGCCCTGGCCGATACCCTCGGCTATTCGCAACGCCAGCTCACCCGGGTTCTCACCAGCGAACTCGGCGCCGGACCCCTGGCGCTGGCCCGGGCGCACCGGGCGCACACCGCCCGGCTGCTCATCCAGACCACCCCGCTGTCCATGTCGGATATCGCGTTCGCCGCCGGCTTCGCGAGCATCCGGCAGTTCAACGACACCGTGCGGGAGGTCTTCGCGGTCAGCCCGACCACGCTGCGCGATGAGTCCCGCCGCCGCAACGGCGATACGCTGCCGGCCACCAATGGCCTGCTGACGCTGCGGCTTCCGTACCGGGAGCCGCTCGACAAGCCCTGGCTGGAATGGTTCCTGTCCTCGCACGCCGTGCCCGGACTGGAGCTGTGGGAGGACGGGGTCTACACCCGTGGTCTGCGAACTCCGCACGGCCACACCACCGTTCGCATGTCCGTACAACCCGGGCACGTCCGCGCCTCGCTGGCGCTGCACGATATGCGCGACCTCGCGCCGACCGTCGCCCGACTACGCCACTTCCTCGACCTCGACGCCGATCCGGTCGGCATCGACGAGGCCTTGGCGGCGGGCATGGCCGGAAACAGCGCGGGTGTGGTGCTCTCCCACGGCATCCGCGTACCCGGCTGCCTCGATGGTCCGGAACTGCTGCTGCGCACCATGATCGGACAGCAGATCTCGGTCGCGGCGGCCAATACCCACAGCGCCCGGCTGGTGCAGAATCTGGGCGAATCCATTCCCGGACCGGTCCCGCACCTGTTCCCCACCGCCGCGGCCATTGCCGACCACGGCGCCGAGGTGCTGACCGGCCCGTCCAAGCGCATCGAAGCCATCGTGGCCGCCGCCCGCGCCCTCGCCGACGGCGATCTGATCCTGCACGCCGGGCGCACCGCCACCGAACTGCGGCGCGATCTGCTGGCCCTCGACGGCGTGGGCCCATGGACCGCCGATTACGTCACCATGCGGCTGCTGGCCGATCCCGACGTACTGCTGCACACCGATCTGATCGTCCGCCGCGGCGCGGGCCTGCTCGGCATCGATCTGACCGATACCGCCCGCTGGGCGCCCTGGCGCTCCTATCTGACCATGCATCTGTGGAAGCACGCCCTGGCCACGCCCGCCACCGTCCCCGACGGCGCCCTCGGCGCCCGGAAAGCGAGAACAGTACCGTGA
- a CDS encoding carbon starvation CstA family protein gives MATIEYLRTDPDLPPVGVVDRTPMTPAKKGIFFAVAVLGAIAWTVLAIARGEDVNAVWIVVAALCTYVLAYQFYSRLIEWKITKPRDDVATPAEELENGRDYMPMDRRVLFGHHFAAIAGAGPLVGPVLAAQMGYLPGTIWIIVGVVFAGAVQDYLVLWASVKRRGRSLGQMARDELGVVGGVAAIVAVLVIMMILLAVLGIVVVNALAATPNAKTGVLEGGSPWGVFSIAMTIPIALFMGVYLRFVRPGKVGEISLVGFALLLLAIISGNWVAGSAWGRDWFTMSGTSIAWMLIIYGFIASVLPVWLLLAPRDYLSTFMKIGTITLLAVGVLVTMPVLKAPAISQFAGNSNGPSFAGNLFPFLFITIACGALSGFHALVSSGTTPKLLEKQSQARMIGYGGMLMESFVAVMAIITASIIDQHLYFAINASPALTGNSADKAATYVNGLGLSGDPITAADLNSAAAGVDEANIVSRTGGAPTLAIGMSEVLHKLIGGSGLKAFWYHFAIMFEALFILTTIDAGTRVARFMLSDSLGNLPGAKRFKDPSWLPGAWICSAIVVAAWGSVLLMGVTDPLGGINTLYPLFGISNQLLAAVALTVVLAIVVKKGLVKWAWIPAVPLVWDLIVTMTASFQKIFSGDPKIGYWTLHNNTVRTHDAYVAARDSGQLPKGVANIAALNTQISNLDKTIRNTFIQGTLSIVFAVLVLIVALIGLWVCIRALRKGGSETTESPEQPSKIFGPSSFLATKAEQEVQKEWDDLVAQGKVRASGAAAHAH, from the coding sequence ATGGCGACCATCGAATACCTCCGGACAGACCCCGACCTCCCCCCGGTCGGCGTCGTAGACCGGACGCCCATGACCCCCGCGAAGAAGGGCATCTTCTTCGCCGTCGCCGTTCTCGGCGCCATCGCCTGGACGGTCCTCGCGATCGCGCGCGGCGAGGACGTCAATGCGGTGTGGATCGTGGTGGCCGCCCTCTGTACGTATGTGCTGGCGTACCAGTTCTACTCGCGGCTGATCGAATGGAAGATCACCAAACCCCGCGATGACGTCGCCACTCCGGCCGAAGAGCTGGAGAACGGCCGCGACTACATGCCGATGGACCGGCGCGTGCTCTTCGGGCACCACTTCGCCGCCATCGCCGGCGCGGGACCGCTGGTCGGACCGGTGCTTGCCGCGCAGATGGGCTATCTGCCCGGCACCATCTGGATCATTGTCGGCGTCGTATTCGCCGGTGCGGTGCAGGACTACCTGGTGCTCTGGGCCTCGGTGAAACGCCGCGGCCGCAGCCTCGGGCAGATGGCCCGCGATGAGCTCGGCGTGGTCGGCGGCGTCGCCGCCATCGTGGCGGTACTGGTCATCATGATGATCCTGCTCGCGGTGCTCGGCATCGTGGTGGTCAATGCGCTCGCCGCCACCCCGAACGCGAAAACCGGTGTGCTGGAGGGCGGTAGCCCGTGGGGCGTGTTCTCCATTGCCATGACGATTCCGATCGCCCTGTTCATGGGCGTGTACCTGCGCTTCGTGCGACCGGGCAAGGTCGGCGAGATCTCCCTCGTCGGCTTCGCACTGCTGCTGCTGGCCATCATCTCCGGCAACTGGGTGGCCGGATCCGCGTGGGGCCGTGACTGGTTCACCATGTCCGGCACCAGCATCGCCTGGATGCTGATCATCTACGGCTTCATCGCCTCGGTGCTGCCGGTGTGGCTGCTGCTCGCCCCGCGCGACTACCTGTCCACCTTCATGAAGATCGGCACCATCACCCTGCTGGCCGTGGGCGTGCTGGTCACGATGCCGGTGCTGAAGGCCCCCGCCATCTCCCAGTTCGCGGGCAACAGCAATGGTCCGTCGTTCGCGGGCAATCTGTTCCCGTTCCTGTTCATCACCATTGCCTGTGGCGCGCTGTCGGGATTTCACGCGCTGGTGTCCTCGGGCACCACGCCGAAACTGCTGGAGAAGCAGTCGCAGGCGCGCATGATCGGCTACGGCGGCATGCTCATGGAGTCGTTCGTGGCGGTCATGGCGATCATCACCGCCAGCATCATCGACCAGCACCTGTACTTCGCCATCAATGCCAGCCCGGCCCTCACCGGCAATAGCGCCGACAAGGCCGCCACCTACGTGAACGGCCTGGGGCTGAGCGGGGATCCGATCACGGCGGCGGATCTGAATTCGGCCGCGGCCGGGGTCGACGAGGCCAATATCGTCTCCCGCACCGGTGGCGCGCCGACGCTGGCCATCGGCATGTCGGAGGTGCTGCACAAGCTCATCGGCGGCTCGGGTCTGAAGGCGTTCTGGTACCACTTCGCGATCATGTTCGAGGCGCTGTTCATCCTCACCACCATCGATGCCGGCACCCGCGTGGCGCGCTTCATGCTGTCGGATTCGCTGGGCAATCTGCCCGGGGCCAAGCGCTTCAAGGATCCGTCGTGGCTGCCCGGCGCCTGGATCTGCTCGGCCATCGTGGTCGCGGCCTGGGGTTCGGTGCTGCTCATGGGCGTCACCGATCCGCTCGGCGGCATCAATACGCTCTATCCGCTGTTCGGCATCTCCAACCAGCTGCTGGCGGCCGTGGCGCTGACCGTGGTGCTGGCCATCGTGGTGAAGAAGGGCCTGGTGAAATGGGCCTGGATTCCGGCGGTGCCGCTGGTGTGGGATCTGATCGTCACCATGACGGCGTCGTTCCAGAAGATCTTCTCGGGTGATCCGAAGATCGGGTACTGGACGCTGCACAACAACACCGTGCGCACCCACGACGCGTACGTCGCCGCGCGCGACTCCGGCCAGCTGCCCAAGGGCGTGGCGAATATCGCCGCGCTGAATACGCAGATCTCCAACCTGGACAAGACGATTCGCAATACGTTCATCCAGGGCACGCTGTCGATCGTCTTCGCGGTGCTGGTGCTGATCGTGGCGCTGATCGGGCTGTGGGTGTGCATTCGCGCGCTGCGCAAGGGCGGCAGCGAAACCACCGAATCGCCGGAGCAGCCGTCCAAGATCTTCGGGCCGAGCTCCTTCCTGGCCACCAAGGCCGAGCAGGAAGTCCAGAAGGAATGGGACGACCTCGTCGCACAGGGCAAGGTGCGTGCGAGCGGGGCCGCGGCGCACGCACACTGA
- a CDS encoding YbdD/YjiX family protein, translated as MTPAMTEPAAPSSAGFLRTAGRVALRAARALIWWFNSILGGNDYRRYVQHLQLQHPDAPIPSERDYWRDRHAAAARNPANRCC; from the coding sequence GTGACCCCCGCTATGACCGAACCGGCCGCCCCGTCCTCCGCAGGCTTCCTGCGGACGGCGGGGCGCGTCGCGCTCCGGGCCGCACGCGCGCTGATCTGGTGGTTCAACTCGATCCTGGGCGGCAACGACTACCGGCGCTATGTCCAGCACCTACAGCTGCAACACCCGGACGCCCCGATCCCCAGCGAACGCGACTACTGGCGCGACCGCCACGCCGCCGCCGCCCGCAACCCGGCCAATCGCTGCTGCTGA